The genomic segment gtgcttgaggtgatttatggtgacctggacgatcaacggtcatccaaagatccagaggAAGCTGAGTCCACGTACCTCTGATTTTGGCAATGTGCTCATCAACAATACATtgttataaaatgttttttggaAGTCTGTCCAGATCTCATTGAGTGTAACCAAAAAACATTAAGTCTTCTGTAATGTACTTGCAGCCAAGAGACAAAATTGTGATGACATCTTTTGATGCTGGCAACATAAATGAAACTGCCTAAGTGAAATACTGATGCATCAAGTAGCCAGGATGGGAAGGATATGAATACCAAATATGTTGCATTGCTGAACTGGTTATACAGGGTACTAGTAACAATAGATGAAACTGCTGAATGTTTCCAGAAGGagcaaaaggaaataagatTATTTGTAGTGCCTATAATACATTTCCTTATAATGCTTCTCAAAGCTAATATAATTTTGGTGTAACGTGAAGGCAATTCCCTATGGGATAACTATTTCTGGTATCTTATTGCAGTCTAATTATCCAAGTCCATTAGTTAGTTAAATTGTATTTCAAATCTCTTATCTATAATCATGAAAATCATAAGTCTTACTTCTTGACAAATGgttattaaaacaataaagcCAGACATAGAGGGTATGTCAGGCGTATGGTATTTGGATGAATTCCTATAGAGTGTGACATGGAAATTGTGACATCACCTGAAGTGCAGAACCGAATCATCCTGGCCTGGCCCCTATTACCTCCCTAATACTGCATTCTTATTTACATGTAAGCACAACAAGACTTCATTAAGCAGCAAATCACACTTGAACTGAGTGGAAACCAGTTCACTGATGTCTGAACAGGTGACAATGTGGCTCATCAAGGACTGAGGGGATAGcagtctgctttttttctgctattaagGAAGTAGTACATCACCTTTAAGCTCTAATCATGCCCTAAATCTAGGCTAGGATAACTATAGCCAGCTGTTGGTACTGATGCCTACATCAAATCTTGCTACCCCACATGCCTCATTATGCACAGGACTGGATTCTACTGAATGGTTCTttagtgaagaaaagaaaatgcataatcAGTAAATGGTAGGTAACACTATTCTGAAGCAGATGCCCTTCCAGTGGCACAGATCAAATAGGTGGTTTTTCTACACATGTGCGaaacatgaattattttaagataTGAATTACATCATACACATGGAGACATCTACAGAacattaaacaaaatgaaaggaatCAGTATGCAAGCAAAATCCTGACTGGCAAAAGGTATAAGGATAATAGGATATGATCAtagcagaattttgttttctgcatttgtttacCTAGGAGCAGCTCTGTCTGACAGCAGAATTTGATTTACCGGTTGATAAAGCCATGTATACATTCTCTCAGCCAGTCTAAAAATCATTCCTGTTTTCCTGGCCAAGGAAGCTTTTTCGCTGTCAAACCAATCACTCATAGGGAGAGAACAGTTGACAGCAACCTATAAATATTAAATGGGGCTATTAGCAAGTAAATACTTTGTCAGAAATTTGCAAAATTACTAGTGAATAGTTTCCTTTATGTAAGTGAAGGTTCCGGCTATGGTATGCTTTCATACACTTTGCTTAAATATGCAACAATTGCCCTTCAGTTCACTAGGGAGCAAAGCTTAAGTAAAGCTTTGGTACCAGACAGCTTGTGGCATACTGAGAAAGGGTTACCCTGTATATGAAATCCTAGGACTAAAACTAAGTATCTTTAAAAGgaacaagcagagaaaaaaccATTATGTACAGCAAGTTATCTGATAAAAGACACAATGATTTGAGTTCAGGTTCAGACACAGATCCAGTGTAAGTGTGCTTACTACCTTACTTAATTGTCCTTCAAATAAGATATTAGCTGAGAAGGCCTTCTGCATCTACTGAATCAATAGGCTGTACAGCCAGCTGGAGTCTACCCCTCTCAATGTAGTTGCCCAAGTCTATTTGGAAGTTGAATTTGGCCTGTTCTGGGAGAAGTGTCATCTGTCTGTGGTATAGGAAAAACATTCtggttttttaacatttctgtagATATACTCACTCACATATGCTAGAGTCATGGGAAACTGCATGATTCAGACAGCTCTCTATTTCAAAAATCACTGAAGGAAGTCatatagaaattaaaacaattatCACTGAAGAAATCacaggaaacaaataaaaattttagaaCACATCAGTATTGATATGCCTTGGAAAATCctgcatttttcattgttttcttgaGCTATTGTCATTCTTCTTTACCAATTCTAATAAATTATGTCTCTTGCTCAAAGGATTAGAAAAAGATCAGgaacaaaatatgttttcagaagTCTGCCATTCAGTCTTACATAAAGTCATTTTATAAAGAGTTCTTAATCTACTTTTACTTCATCCTGCCAGGATCCATTAATTGGAGTGTTCTCCCTCCAGGGCAGTCTGCTCAGACAATGAAGCCAACGAGGTATAGGTATAGcactcttctctttcctgtgcTCATTgtaagattttttcccccctagtTTTTGCATATATCCATACCACCATAACATGTATTTTGAAGTAAAATGAAGTTCTTCTCCCAAGAATTAatgttcttaaaagaaaatcaacatAGCTCAGTAAAAATGGCAGTAACTTACGGGACatgaaaaaatccttttcagagaaaaagaaaatgcttgaaGCCTGGATTTGTAAAACCTGCTGTTCTGAGAGTGCTGGCCACCTAATGCACACTTGGATTTACTGTCTGCAAGGGTCCCCAGACAGCGCTAGTACAGTCTTCAACAATAAGTCCCCAAAGTGCAGAGTTATTGACTGATGATTCATGCTTTTAGGAACAGAATTTTTAAGAGTTGCAGTCATCATGCCTTGCCAAAGCAGCAGTAATAAAGGAGCATCAGAAGACAGTAAACGTGATTATTAAGGGACTTACTGAGAATCTCCAAATCTACCACAAGGTAATACACTACAAGTTACTTCAAATACAGTACACAAGCATAAATGctgcaaactcactgagctGCTGTAAAAGTACCTTATACTAGAAATGTTGAAGACTGTAATAATTATTcatgaaagaataaattaattcttccatgttttcctggtgattgagatttttttttcttctttgtgacTCGTGGATGTCTCTTTTATATTCCACAGGACAATCAGACAGCAATAATTATCAACAAGCTTGGTCCTGCCCAAACTGAAGTGAATGGAAAACTGCCAACTGGGCTCAAAGGGAAGTGAAAATGAGCCCCCAAATTAGGGAATAATAATAATCACTGTGGTAATAAGCTAAGGCTTCAGTGTTCCTGTCACTTTTGCTTTGTGTGGCTTGACTTATTTGCTTCAGAGAGAAGTAATGATATGGGGGCATGTAAAAAGAGCATTTTGCTCATACACACTAGATATGCAGCTGCCATTTCTATCTCTGAGCTGACATAGAGAAGCTGTATCACAAACAGCATACATAGCAAAATCTCCTCTGTGGAGCTACTGATTTATGGGGAATAACTGGCCTGGAATTTGAATTTTTACTTCCAACATTGTCAAATGCTTGATCCTTCTCTCTGGGGAAAAGGCCAGTCCATCATTACCCTGAGAATACATGCCCAATCTCAGACAAATAATAGACAAGTTACTAAGCTATTCTTGCTTGTCTTACCTGATGTCTATTTAAATAGCTCTCTCTTTAGAGAGCTGCTGTAACAGCttctaaatttatttcaaactgcAGATGTATAGAAATCTTTTACAAAAGAGGAGCTTACCACAGGTGAAAGATTGGCTGAATTAAGTAAAGATTATGCACATCCAATGACTGTTTTTGAGCAagtcctgttttcttttaatgacaAAGGGGCCTTACTGCATGCAGTGGGTCCCGAACTGCTTACAGGCTCTAGGAAACTATCACAGAGAGGAAGGCAAAGCCCATCAATGGCCACATATTTTAAGGCAGATAATGATCCACTGGGCCAAATAATGACAGTAGAGGCAGGCTGCACTTCCTGACTTAAATTACCCTTCAGTTTTGACAGACTTCAGTGGCCTCGGCAGCTCACTCAGGGGTGACTGTGTCTCAACACCTCCTCCCCTATGCTGGGTCAGCCAtcctgccagaagatgaaagaagTCTTAGCCCTTTTTCTGGCTGCTCACATTTGGTTTCTGGAATAGATCTTCATTCTGTGATAAAACTGGCTCTCCAACGTCATTGTGACATCACACTTTATTACTGTTTAAATCCACTGCCAGTTTGGGAAAAAGAAGTCTCAGAAATACTGTGTTGCTGCAAGTTTTGTGAAAAGGAGTacccaggcacagcagtgagACCTTCTTAGTGCTCCCACAGAGATAAAGGCTGAGGTGGCCACAGCCTCATCTGCcccaggaggctgcaggcagtgaAATCATGCAGAGGCACAAGATGGCCATCCAGCACACTGCcgtgctgccagctctgctgggccTGCCAAATGCACAGGTGAAAGCGGGCAGAAAGTCTACACGACATGGTGGAAAGCGAAGATCATTTGAAGACCCTATGGGCCATAGGGAAGAGCTGCAGATATGGCGTAGGGCATGAGCCATAGGAATATGAAGCGGGCAACTGAGACTACCCCACCAGCGACAGTGTATGAGTTGGAAGCTAGGAGAGCCACTGAGGCAGCAGGCGGCCATTGGATGCGTTACTCCACAGCGACTCACAGCACTGGCTCCTGAGGAAGCCAGCCAGCGGGCAGTGGGAACCGGTCTCTCCCACCCGCAGCAGGAACCCTTAAAGTTTCGCTGTCCCAGCAGACGGTAGAAGgcgggctgcaggcagcagcacccagccaccccccacccctgcggCCAGCAGGGACTGTGGTGGCgccaaggagcagcagaagcaggctgggcagcagcagagggaggtGAGAGGCACGGGCTCTCTGCCAGCAACTACAGGCCAGGACTTGCCATGGCTCAACCACTCTGGCAGCCCGTGGGCAGCAGGAAACGCCTGCATGGCAGATGGGCAGCACGGCGGGGCCTTCGCCACCACCACGCTACTGGTGGCGCTCATGGGGCTGCTGGTGCTAGCCACCATGTTGGGCAATGCCCTGGTCATTATGAGTTCGTGGTGGACTGGAGCCTCCGCACGCAGGGCAACTCCTTCTTCCTCAACCTGGCCATTGCTAACCTGCTGGTAGGTGAGTTCTGGGGTGCCGGGAGGAGCGGAGGGTTGGAGTCCGGGGCACTGCACCTGTCACTGCCGAGCTTCTGCATCCTCCTCTACATCCCCTATGCGCTGACGGGCGAGTGGAGACTCGGCCGGGGTTTGTGTAAGCTGTGGCTGGTAGCAGACTACCTGGTGTGCACCGCCTCTGTCTTCAACATCGTCTGTATCAGCTTCGACAGGTTCATCTCGGTCACCAAAGCGGTAAGGACTGGGGACGTAGTCCTGAGGGTGGTCTGCAGGGGATCCAAGGCTGCCTTTTGAAGCAGGAGGGTGTGCTTAGGTCACCTGGCTTTCAACCCCGTTACACCTCACTCAACCACCACAGCAGACAGGGTGGATCGAGGCAGTTTGCCTCAGTCCTGGAAATAGTTCTAGAAACAATCAGCTTTGGCAGAAAAGGCATTTGCATCTCACTTTTACATTGGAAGAGGTACTCAGTGTTAGGAATGAGCACAGTTTGTACATGGTGGTGTTCCAGCTAGAAGGGCAGAGGGAACAAAGTGTACTGATTTCCTTCCCTGCCACACCTTGGCTAAGCTTAAGTATTACCCAGCTGAAACAGACCACCTCCCTCGGAACATGGCAATGCGCTTATTGACAAGCAATAGCCCAAGTCAGCCTAGCTgcatcccagctgcagcacaaggCAGAGGTAATTCTCCCTGAGAGTCTGGTACGCATTGCAAGATCTAGGTATATGCAGCTGTGTATGGTTCAAAAGTGGCAGAATATAAACTAACATCTTTCAAAGGATGCAAATGCTATTTCCATGTAACAGCCATAGAAATAGCTAGAGCCTTGCCTCAGTCATGCAGCATCTCTCATATCAAAAAAGGATTAGACTTTGCAAAATCAAACAGGTTCTGCTCTTCTACACACACTTCTTGGTTACTCTTCAGCCTCCTGTTCCACCCACATATccttaaaatgttaatttagcTTCATTGCTCATTCTAAATCACACTAAGAGGCAATGATACTTTTTTTGGCAAGCAGGACCAAGAGAAGCTGCAAGATCACTTTAACAGTTTATATCCAAATTAGTGGTTTACCAACTTCTTTTTGAAGCAGGAGAAATGAACAGATTAATTCTTAAATGGTCAACACTTacaattcctttattttctagGTTCTGAATTAGCcatgaattttgcttttataaacCAAATTCATGACTATACACACAGTATAAATATATAGACTGGAtggtttcagaaacagaaaggaaaaccgGTCATAATAAATGATAAAAATCTGCCACTTCAAATACTTCAAATTAATCTTCCATGTGAAAATTCCTCCCCAAGCAAGAGTTCAGAAGCTGCTTGCAGGGTTAGTGCAGTGTAAGAACATATGAACGGGAATATATGAAGTTCTAAATTATTCTCTATCTCAAGGAAAATGGTAATCTTCCAACAAGACTGCTCCTGAAATCATTAGCAGCTTTGTCAAGGATTGCAAAATCAGACCCGATTCAGACAAACTCAGGATTCCTCAGCTGTGTAGGTATTCTACCAGAACAGCATTGACTTTGGAGATCAAGATCCACAGATTGTGGCAATAAACATGAATCCTATACAGAATTCAAGCTTGAGTACTTCATATTCCAAAACACTGTGTGGCCAGTGTAGAGGTGTGAAGACTGAATTCTAATTCTCTGTATGAATATAGAGAAGTAGAATACTGAGAAATAGAAGATCCTGATTTTAAGATTCTATTTAATTCTATTGTGATACGGTTTACTGACTCAGTATTACTGACATATTATTGTTTTGCACCCTAGCTTCTCTATTTTCTAAATAAGGGAAATTGGTTACTCTTCCTATAAAGCACTTTGCAGACCACAACACACCATCTATACATCTTAACTGCAGATAAGAGTTCTGCAAGTACTTcttgaaataatgaaattaaggATATCAAACAGAAGTAAAAGCTGTTAGCTTTTTTTGGTGTGATTTTGGTGTGATTTTCACATTAAGAAAAAGACTATCTCTctacaaagcagaaagaaaagcacttcCATGGGTGTTCTATGAATTCAGatcttttacatattttaaattatttaaaaagtctAAAGTGGATTTTGAAGGGCCATGTTTATAGACATTGTGTAAAGTGACACAGCTGACATTAAGCAACGGGTGACAACCAATTCTAGGAATAGAAGTGGTTTGCTTTGGAAAAGCCTTGGTTTTCTAGTTTTTAAGATCTGATGCATGGATGCATGTTGTCAGAACATATCCCATCACCTTGATGTTTGTTGGAATGGATACTTCAGAAACAGCTCTCCTGTGGTACCAGGAAGTTTAGTATAACCCTCATCCCTAAACCAATATATTATCAACTCTCACAAGTGACAGAGAGGTCATATTCTAAGGTAGCCATGTAACTGAGATATAGTAATGTACGTGGCTtaacttttctctctctcaggtCAGTTACAGGGCTCAGAAAGGGATGACCAGGAATGCAGTACTGAAGATGATCACTGTATGgattgctgcttttcttctctatgGACCAGCCATTCTCAGTTGGGCACAAATTCACCAAAAGAACATCCTCCCTGAAGGAAAATGCCATGCAGAATTCTTCTACAACTGGTATTTCCTAATGACAATCAGTCATTAAATTTGAATATCAGTCAAGACCTTCCGCCACTTCAGGTGGAAGTCCGGACCAAGCCTCATAGGAATGGTTTCTATAAAACTACAGAAAGCGTATGCAACACCAACAGCAGAGTGGATATTGCTAACACTGTGGCAAATAGATTTAGACTTTCCCAGGGTAAAAGAGTAGCAAACTCTTTagcaattattttctgtgtgtttggtttgtgtTGGGCTCCATACACACTTTTGATGATCATCAGAGCAGCCTGCCATGGGCAGTGTGTGCAGTATTCACTCTATAAGACTTCATTTTGGCTTCTGTGGGTAAATTCAGCCATTAACCCTGTTCTATACCCGCTGTGTCACATGGGCTTTAGGAAAGCCTTTATAAAACTCATCTGTCCAGGAAAAGCCAGACTTATTCCtcatatttttatgttaaaaaaaaaaagtatgaaggCTGACAATTAGtacattttgctttcagtgggAACATAGACTGGCTAATATTTACCTGCAAGTATTAAGTGCAATGTGCACTGTGTTTATGTAATACTGATAACTAGGTACAAGTGTAGATATTTATGAATGCGTATACTGTATATACAAGTCATCCATGTAGCTGAAGAAATCAcagcaatgaaaagaaaggtAATTTCTTAGAGCTCTTTGGGAAATTATGCCAAtagtatattttctggtaaTGGTGCACTATCATTAAAGTGCTGAAAAGGGAATACAACATTCATGACCACTAATTAGAGTTCAGGCTCTCtcacttttaaaaactaaatagTGCTGATAAGGAATTTCATAAAGTGTTAACCTTGGACCTGTTATATTTTACTCCCAAACCCACCCTGAAACGCCACAGGTCTCAGATGTTAAGTGTAGTATGCTCCCCCCTACACTTAGGGGCAAGCCAAACAAGATCATGACCAATGCAAAAACTAAATACTGGTGTCCAGGAAAAGCATGGAACAAGAGGGGGAACAACAGTCAGGTTACCACAGAAGCTGAGCAACTGTAGCAGGTAAGGGAGCACTGATCTGAGTAGAAAAGGTGATTGAGAAATAAGAGTAGAACTAAGTTCAGGGACAGGAATATAAAAGCGGTTTGAGCTTTGTATTTAAGAGATATGAGAATTGAGTGGAATAGTTTCACAATGAGTTTCCTCCCTCAGCTGTGACTTCCTGCCCCCTGACAGGATCCTGCATGGGCACGAATCTACTCAAGTCAAACCTCTACTCCTTACAGGTCTATCTTTTGCAATAAGTACACAGTAAGCGTAATTAGTCTATGAGATCCATGACTGACAGATCTTGCTATAGACAGAGCTTTAGGTAAACTTCCCctgcagtaatttttaaaacatttccaaCTAGACATTTACTAGCTCTGGctagtcaaaaaaaaaaagtattacttGAAGTGTTTAGACATTTTCCAAGTCATGCATCATAAATAGCATGACTCAAAGTTTAAAATTTACAGCCTTGCTTGACAATGAGCGTGAAAAACAAGAACATGAACGACTACATAATGTTTCTGCCATTCTGCCTCTGCCACAAGGGAAGCTCACACAGATAGATCCCGAGTTTTGTCTAATTTGTCTCACAAGAGTTATCAATTTGAATATAACTAGTGACACAGGTTAGTTTCCACCATCATAAGCATTTTCTACATAGCTTAACAGACGCTTTCCTTTGCTGACAAGTGACAGCTATTGAACAGCTGTAGTTGTCCATTGCCACAGTCAAAATGGATGTTAGAACAGTTGATCTTAAAAGTTTACAGCCAGTGTTTTGCAATTATTTACTTTATCAAATTTCAGTAAAAGTAATTAGGAACTGTGGAGAAGTCATAACTTTGTAGCCTTAACTAGTACATCAGAAAAAGCACTAACCTACAACATTAGGGTAACTGCAGTTGAAATCACAAAACCATTATTCAAAGACAATTCCTAAGTTACACGGACTGACCTTGAGGATTAAACAAACATGGTTAGCAAACATTGTAGACTAGGAGGACAATCACTATTACATAAATATATCTACATGAACATGATCATCATGTTCTGCTATGGATGTTTTACAACAAAATAATCAGCTTTACAGTTCTCTTAAGAGGAACAGCATCAACAGGTACAGAGCaacattaagatttttttaatagaattatACCACTGGGCAAGTAAAGCCATTAGATtatctcccccttcctcctccccccaagcCAGACTTGTACATCAGTAGATCAATGATATAATTGTTGTCTACTCTGTAATTCTTGTTTCCTAGGACTGCATTTGcctttttcagagaaacaggTAGCACTAAATTATTGGACACTCCCACCAAGGTCTCATTTACTATCCAGTCAAGCCAGGGCAATTTTCACAACAGTGATCAACTCAAGGAGTAAGGAGAGTCAATCAGTTAGCTTTAGAACATTACATTCAGTTAAGGTAAAACAGACTTCTCAAAAAGTTTTCAGCAACTGGCATTAACCCACAGAGCAGGCCAATCTTCACAGGAGTTGCCACTGGTAATTGCTATACTGCTCAACTTCCTACTACTTTGTCATTTAATTGCCACTGGTCTCTAGCACAGACCTAGAATCCAGTAGGATTCTCTTCCAGTCTCACAAAATATGTCATAAAAGCATTCTGAAATGTGAACATACATTGTCTCAGCatcatttggaaaaataactgGTTCTGAATTATAAAATTCTGCATTAGAAATACTAGCAGCCTCCCACCTTGTCTGGGTAACTATGCCTTGTTTTTTCTGTCCCTACAAAACAGACGTTCCTTTGCTTTTATCAGAGGGTTCAAGATTAGCATTGGGTTCAACAGTGGGCTCTGAAGAGACATGAAACAGCAGGTGTTAATAGTAACTTTATTGTTTCACTGGTGCAAAATCATGATACTGAATAAACTTGTGTAATGCATTTTCCCCTAAGTTTACAGTAATGAAGGTTATACATATCTATATAGATCGcaatttctctatttttataCTATTTGGAACAAAATTATCTTGATAAATATGCCCTCTGCACAGACTGGCCCTCACTAAATGTCACAGAGCCTTAATATGCAAAATATAACTTCTGTTTTTGAACATGGTACTTTAAAACTCTCCAAACATGCATTAATATATCCTAGTTTTTAGGGAAAAATATTACACTTAGTCTTAActtgcattaaaagaaaagcacaagcaGAATATGACATACAATAATCCCAAAAATCTGATGCTCTGCAAGGATCAGACACAGATTCAGATGACAGTCACTGCCAGTTTAGAACTCTAGTGCTACAGAAGCAACAGTGAACAGACAGCAGAGAAATCAGAACTGGAAGAGCCCTACCACGTCACATAGATTTCAAAGAAAGTTTCAGCCGTGCTAACTGATGAAACCTGTAGTTGCTGGTCCAACCTTTCAGATTTGTTAGAGCACTCAACACGAGTGTTTGAAGTGCCAGACTGAACACATTAATGTTAATTTGACATTTCTGAAAGGCACAACCTATGAAactatcttaaaaaaaacatacggtatgtaaatgaaaagaaataagtaCAGTGTGTATCTTCCTAAAGAACAAGACCTTCATAAATTGGCCCCTCAGATTCTGGTGATTCCCTCCTCAGACGCAAGTGCTCCAGTGTGTTGTGAAAGTGTTTGttaatttgttctgtttcttcagtaGACTCAAGGTTTGGAAGATCTTCTCTTATCTTCTGGATAAGCTGATTCAAAACCTGAGTTGTCACCTGCAGGAGAACATGAACAGAAGTCATCAACAAGACCTGTATATAAATCCAGGGACATCAGTTTCAACAGACTTGTCTCTAAACTATTGGTATTTAGGCAGTTCTTAGAAATATTGATAAGACTGTATGCATACAAACTATTGGAGACTGCCTTCTATTGCTCCTCATAGGACCATTCTGACTTCAGAGTTTTGTGGGaattccccctgccccagcaaatGTGAAGAACTTCTTAAGTCATTAATCTGACAGCTTTGTAATTTTTACCACAGCATTCTCTCCAGTTTATtcaatacaaatttaaaaagctgtaaacAAATAAAGCATATAATCAGATTGCCTATGCACTCTAACAATCAGTTTCTTGTAGAAGTCAGTCAGGATGGTAATATCAGATCTAAAGCTTTTCTTAGTGACCAAATTTTTACTTAAGGAAGTACAGCTGCCTAGGGTGTTAAGTCCAGCACTACACAGAACACCACAGCACAAAATGCACTGCAGACCACCACTGTATCCAGAGACTGGTTTTACATCTGCCAAGTGCTTTGAAATCCAAAGTTTTCTCTTCATCTCCATCAGATACAGCATCTCCTATACTAGAGCACTACTATAGCAGGAAGCCAGTTCAGTTACTGGAAAGTTAGCTAATCCCTAAAATCTCTTTAAACATTCTCTCAGAACTATAGATTATTCATTAATCTGTGCTCTTGGTCAAATGATGACATTAGATGGGATGTGATCTCTGCTTAACCAAGCAGCTTTTTCAAATTGGACAAGTTTACTAGTTATCTGCTAACAGAAAATGTATGAGGTAGTTATCTCGGATTTCAGATGCGGAATTTGAGATGGTACTTGAGATGTCATATCTACTTCTTGAAATCAAGGCTTACACCTACCATTTGCAGTGCACTCAGCAGTGACCTTGAACAGCTGtaagaattttctttcccttctatACATTTTAAGTTAGGTACCTCTAAAGTTAGATGGGAAAGTAGTAAACTATATTCTAAGTCCTagttaagtttttatttaataaatatttcaggtatCCAAGTCTCACAATATTGAAGTTGATAACTAAACTGCATATATTTGGTGTTTTCCCCCATGTAAGAAGAATGAAGTTTTAGCCACAATTCTACTACCATACCAAGAATTCACTACTCTGTTGTTATTACCAGAACTCATGCCTCTCGTGAGAGGCTACAAAGCAAGTTGGAGAGACATGATTGGGGTATAAGTGTGAATGAAGAGcttaaagaaaggattttttaaaaagatacaatAGAGAGAATGCATTTCCACTCACcgcctcattttccttttcataaaaaTAGATATATCTATTCAGAATTTCTATGAAAAGTTGGACTTGCAGGGAAGGGTCCATGCACTGATTTGCTATCTTCAGAGCCTTCTTTAGGCATTCCATCACTCTTTTTCCTCCATGAagctagaaaggaaaaaacaaaaaattacaagaaataaaagaacCTTAGGGTGATCCAGTATCTCTTCCCATAGCACATACATGGCACTTCCTGGTGGTctaccacagaaacacaaaaatacaaaaactgtGCAGAACAAGCTGTGATTGAAAGCTTACCTTGCTTGACTGCTATCACTTAAGTTTTGTTAAATCAGGCAATAACATGAACAGCTGTTGAAAGCCTTCAATCATGAGATCAATTAACTCAATTTTGTAATACGTACACTAATGCATACTTTGAGAAGCAGATTCCAATCACTGCTCTTCATAATTAAAAGCCCTGAAGaacacaaaatttattttactacCTTTAACATCAACAATTTCTATCTTTAATTTGGAAGTTCAGTAGTTTACATACAAACACAGCTACTATAATAAACGTATGCAAAATGCAGACCGTACTTTGATAGCCAGTCTTAAACTAGTTGACATTCGAAAGATTGTATGGTACTTCTACACTTAAATTTGagttttctccatttttgtATTTGCAGCTTACACTGCAGTGAGATTTAGTAGCTTCATATAATAGAATGCATTCCAACTGCACCTACATCACTAAGTGATACAT from the Phalacrocorax aristotelis chromosome 8, bGulAri2.1, whole genome shotgun sequence genome contains:
- the LOC142061269 gene encoding LOW QUALITY PROTEIN: histamine H3 receptor-like (The sequence of the model RefSeq protein was modified relative to this genomic sequence to represent the inferred CDS: inserted 1 base in 1 codon) is translated as MAIQHTAVLPALLGLPNAQVKAGRKSTRHGGKRRSFEDPMGHREELQIWRAAEAGWAAAEGGERHGLSASSGAFATTTLLVALMGLLVLATMLGNALVIMXFVVDWSLRTQGNSFFLNLAIANLLVGDFCILLYIPYALTGEWRLGRGLCKLWLVADYLVCTASVFNIVCISFDRFISVTKAVSYRAQKGMTRNAVLKMITVWIAAFLLYGPAILSWAQIHQKNILPEGKCHAEFFYNWYFLMTISH